The following coding sequences are from one Sesamum indicum cultivar Zhongzhi No. 13 linkage group LG11, S_indicum_v1.0, whole genome shotgun sequence window:
- the LOC105173558 gene encoding probable pectinesterase 53 isoform X1 has protein sequence MNCSIQAVIHILHIPSTMHTHFFHLAILWLALGINANQNAVTWGKGVMNKTRVGCSEEQFLKWVEFVGSLNHSLFKSAKNRVFPSYTLTVDKNPALGDFTSIQQALDSLPPLNLLRVVINVHAGVYTEKVRIPKLKSFITIEGGGAESTIVEWGDTAQTPGPKGRPLGTFASATFAVDAPYFIAKNITFKNTTPVPRAGETGTQAVAFRISGDTAAFVGCKFLGAQDTLYDHSGRHYYKDCYIEGSVDFIFGNGLSLFELQECEVHAVAAVTGAVTAQGRSSMLDDTGFSFVNCKVTGSGALYLGRAWGPFSRVVFAYTYMDNIIIPKGWHDWGDPSRQLTVFYGQYKCRGAGASFAGRVSWSRELSDEEAKPFISLSFIDGSEWINL, from the exons ATGAACTGCAGCATACAGGCAGTGATCCACATCCTCCACATCCCATCAACCATGCATACCCACTTCTTCCACCTTGCAATTCTGTGGTTAGCACTGGGCATCAACGCAAACCAGAATGCAGTGACTTGGGGCAAAGGCGTGATGAACAAAACACGAGTTGGGTGCTCAGAAGAGCAATTCTTGAAGTGGGTTGAATTCGTAGGCAGCCTCAATCATTCCCTCTTCAAGTCAGCAAAGAATAGGGTGTTCCCTTCATACACCCTCACAGTTGACAAAAATCCAGCACTGGGAGACTTCACATCAATTCAACAAGCACTTGATTCTCTCCCTCCCCTTAACCTACTCAGGGTTGTCATCAATGTTCATGCTGGGGTTTACAC gGAGAAAGTGAGAATACCCAAATTGAAGTCGTTTATAACGATAGAAGGAGGAGGAGCAGAGAGTACAATAGTAGAGTGGGGGGATACAGCCCAGACGCCCGGACCCAAAGGCCGCCCTCTTGGCACCTTCGCTTCCGCCACTTTTGCCGTCGATGCCCCATACTTTATAGCCAAGAATATTACATTCAAG AATACGACGCCGGTGCCCCGAGCGGGAGAGACGGGGACGCAGGCAGTGGCGTTCCGAATATCGGGGGACACGGCGGCGTTTGTGGGATGCAAGTTTCTGGGCGCGCAGGACACACTGTATGATCACTCGGGTAGGCATTACTACAAGGATTGCTACATTGAAGGATCTGTGGATTTCATCTTTGGGAATGGCCTTTCCTTGTTTGAG CTACAGGAGTGCGAGGTGCATGCAGTAGCAGCAGTGACAGGTGCAGTGACAGCACAAGGGAGGAGCAGCATGTTAGACGACACTGGCTTTTCCTTCGTCAACTGTAAAGTAACAGGGTCAGGCGCACTGTACCTGGGGAGGGCATGGGGTCCTTTCTCTAGGGTTGTTTTTGCCTACACTTACATGGATAACATCATCATCCCAAAAGGCTGGCATGACTGGGGCGATCCCTCCAGACAATT GACTGTGTTCTATGGACAGTACAAGTGTAGGGGAGCAGGGGCAAGTTTTGCAGGAAGGGTTTCATGGTCGAGAGAACTTTCTGATGAAGAGGCTAAACCCtttatttccctttctttcATCGATGGATCTGAATGGATCAACCTATAA
- the LOC105173559 gene encoding probable glutamate carboxypeptidase LAMP1 isoform X2, whose translation MFKAAIASFIIIATSFSFHFWPLPQKSSYHSLFISNSLSDNESISNHLYMLTRRPHVAGSEANAEAAAYVLSTLTSYNIPSHIASYDTALTYPVSRSLVLTRPSPDPPIKFSLQQEVYEGDPYADVANEVQPTYHAYAKSGTAVGPVVYVNYGRVEDYVTLKEMGVNVSGNVVLARYGEIYRGDIVENAYEEGAIGVLIFTDRKDYGGGGGDVKWFPDDKWMPPSGVQVGSVYNGAGDPTTPGWPSTEGCERLSDEEVERAGDVPLIPSLPISWADGDAIVRSIGGQVASDAWQGGKDAPVYRIGPGPGIVNLTYNGKQVLSRIENVVGIIEGAEEPDRFVILGNHRDAWTFGAVDPNSGTACLLEVAERLWKLQKKGWKPRRTIIFCNWDAEEYGLIGSTEWVEENRQMLASRVVAYLNVDIAVGGAGFKASATPQLDELLIQAAKQVPDPDNSSQTVYDSWISSTDNPAIGRLGGAGSDYSAFVQHIGVPAADISFGEAYPVYHSMYDDFIWMNKFGDPMFQRHVAVASIWGLLALKLADNEILPFDYLPYALELQRSVESLKDEVANRGITLVPLVKSIKELETAATKINEERKALEGSKSWTSMCKDSQKVRELNDRLMMTERAFTDREGLPGRSWYKHLIYAPSKHNDYGSTSFPGIDDALEKAKNLNTADSWHSVQHEIWRVARVITQASLCLKGKLT comes from the exons ATGTTTAAGGCAGCTATTGCAAGCTTCATAATCATAGCcacttccttttctttccaCTTTTGGCCACTCCCTCAAAAATCTTCCTACCACTCCCTCTTCATATCCAATTCCTTATCAGACAATGAATCCATTTCAAACCATCTTTACATGCTCACTCGTCGCCCTCATGTTGCTGGTTCCGAAGCGAATGCTGAAGCTGCCGCCTATGTTCTGTCCACCCTCACTTCCTACAATATTCCATCACACATAGCGTCTTATGATACGGCCTTGACTTACCCAGTATCGCGTTCTTTAGTACTAACTCGCCCTTCTCCGGACCCACCGATCAAGTTCAGTCTCCAACAGGAGGTTTATGAGGGTGACCCATATGCAGATGTGGCTAATGAAGTTCAACCCACATACCATGCATATGCTAAATCAGGCACGGCAGTTGGCCCAGTCGTATACGTGAATTACGGGCGTGTGGAAGACTATGTGACCTTGAAAGAAATGGGAGTAAATGTTTCGGGTAACGTTGTATTGGCAAGGTATGGAGAGATCTACAGAGGGGACATAGTTGAGAATGCTTACGAAGAAGGAGCCATTGGAGTTCTGATTTTCACAGATAGGAAGGACTATGGAGGTGGAGGAGGGGATGTGAAATGGTTTCCAGATGATAAGTGGATGCCTCCCAGTGGTGTTCAGGTGGGTTCAGTTTACAATGGAGCCGGCGACCCAACCACACCTGGATGGCCAAGCACTGAGGGATGTGAGAGGCTTTCGGATGAGGAGGTGGAGAGGGCGGGAGATGTTCCACTTATACCTTCTTTACCCATTTCCTGGGCTGACGGCGATGCAATTGTTCGGTCCATTGGTGGGCAAGTAGCATCAGATGCTTGGCAAGGAGGAAAGGATGCCCCTGTTTATAGAATTGGCCCAGGACCAGGAATTGTGAACTTGACTTACAAC GGGAAACAAGTACTAAGCAGAATTGAGAACGTTGTTGGGATCATTGAAGGAGCAGAAGAACCTGACAG ATTTGTCATTCTTGGAAATCATCGGGATGCATGGACATTCGGAGCTGTTGATCCCAACAGTGGCACAGCATGCCTGCTTgag GTTGCAGAAAGGTTGTGGAAGCTTCAGAAAAAGGGGTGGAAACCTCGACggacaattatattttgcaattGGGATGCAGAGGAGTATGGCCTG ATAGGATCAACAGAATGGGTTGAAGAGAACAGGCAAATGTTGGCCTCAAGAGTTGTAGCTTACTTGAATGTCGATATTGCAGTTGGAGGAGCTGGATTTAAAGCCTCTGCAACTCCACAGCTTGACGAACTGCTCATACAAGCTGCCAAGCAG GTTCCGGACCCAGACAACTCATCACAAACTGTCTATGATTCCTGGATTAGCTCCACAGATAATCCTGCG ATTGGGAGGCTAGGAGGTGCAGGGTCAGATTATTCAGCCTTTGTGCAACACATTGGTGTTCCAGCAGCTGACATATCCTTTGGAGAAG CTTACCCAGTCTACCACTCAATGTATGACGACTTTATCTGGATGAACAAATTTGGTGATCCGATGTTTCAAAGGCATGTAGCAG TGGCAAGCATTTGGGGATTACTAGCACTCAAGCTAGCAGATAACGAAATTCTTCCTTTTGACTATCTCCCTTATGCTCTCGAGCTTCAG AGAAGTGTAGAAAGTTTGAAAGATGAAGTTGCAAATAGAGGCATAACCCTTGTTCCCCTGGTCAAGTCAATTAAAGAACTGGAGACAGCAGCCACTAAGATAAATGAGGAGCGAAAG GCACTAGAAGGAAGCAAAAGCTGGACATCAATGTGCAAAGACAGTCAAAAAGTAAGAGAGTTGAATGACAGACTCATGATGACTGAACGGGCATTTACAGACAGAGAGGGACTTCCAGGAAGATCGTGGTATAAGCATTTG ATCTATGCACCGTCAAAGCACAATGATTATGGATCTACGTCCTTCCCTGGGATAGATGATGCACTTGAAAAGGCAAAGAACCTAAATACTGCTGACTCGTGGCATTCTGTACAACATGAAATCTGGAGAGTCGCTAGAGTCATTACACAAGCTTCGCTATGCCTCAAGGGTAAATTAACATGA
- the LOC105173559 gene encoding probable glutamate carboxypeptidase LAMP1 isoform X1 produces MFKAAIASFIIIATSFSFHFWPLPQKSSYHSLFISNSLSDNESISNHLYMLTRRPHVAGSEANAEAAAYVLSTLTSYNIPSHIASYDTALTYPVSRSLVLTRPSPDPPIKFSLQQEVYEGDPYADVANEVQPTYHAYAKSGTAVGPVVYVNYGRVEDYVTLKEMGVNVSGNVVLARYGEIYRGDIVENAYEEGAIGVLIFTDRKDYGGGGGDVKWFPDDKWMPPSGVQVGSVYNGAGDPTTPGWPSTEGCERLSDEEVERAGDVPLIPSLPISWADGDAIVRSIGGQVASDAWQGGKDAPVYRIGPGPGIVNLTYNGKQVLSRIENVVGIIEGAEEPDRFVILGNHRDAWTFGAVDPNSGTACLLEVAERLWKLQKKGWKPRRTIIFCNWDAEEYGLIGSTEWVEENRQMLASRVVAYLNVDIAVGGAGFKASATPQLDELLIQAAKQVPDPDNSSQTVYDSWISSTDNPAKIGRLGGAGSDYSAFVQHIGVPAADISFGEAYPVYHSMYDDFIWMNKFGDPMFQRHVAVASIWGLLALKLADNEILPFDYLPYALELQRSVESLKDEVANRGITLVPLVKSIKELETAATKINEERKALEGSKSWTSMCKDSQKVRELNDRLMMTERAFTDREGLPGRSWYKHLIYAPSKHNDYGSTSFPGIDDALEKAKNLNTADSWHSVQHEIWRVARVITQASLCLKGKLT; encoded by the exons ATGTTTAAGGCAGCTATTGCAAGCTTCATAATCATAGCcacttccttttctttccaCTTTTGGCCACTCCCTCAAAAATCTTCCTACCACTCCCTCTTCATATCCAATTCCTTATCAGACAATGAATCCATTTCAAACCATCTTTACATGCTCACTCGTCGCCCTCATGTTGCTGGTTCCGAAGCGAATGCTGAAGCTGCCGCCTATGTTCTGTCCACCCTCACTTCCTACAATATTCCATCACACATAGCGTCTTATGATACGGCCTTGACTTACCCAGTATCGCGTTCTTTAGTACTAACTCGCCCTTCTCCGGACCCACCGATCAAGTTCAGTCTCCAACAGGAGGTTTATGAGGGTGACCCATATGCAGATGTGGCTAATGAAGTTCAACCCACATACCATGCATATGCTAAATCAGGCACGGCAGTTGGCCCAGTCGTATACGTGAATTACGGGCGTGTGGAAGACTATGTGACCTTGAAAGAAATGGGAGTAAATGTTTCGGGTAACGTTGTATTGGCAAGGTATGGAGAGATCTACAGAGGGGACATAGTTGAGAATGCTTACGAAGAAGGAGCCATTGGAGTTCTGATTTTCACAGATAGGAAGGACTATGGAGGTGGAGGAGGGGATGTGAAATGGTTTCCAGATGATAAGTGGATGCCTCCCAGTGGTGTTCAGGTGGGTTCAGTTTACAATGGAGCCGGCGACCCAACCACACCTGGATGGCCAAGCACTGAGGGATGTGAGAGGCTTTCGGATGAGGAGGTGGAGAGGGCGGGAGATGTTCCACTTATACCTTCTTTACCCATTTCCTGGGCTGACGGCGATGCAATTGTTCGGTCCATTGGTGGGCAAGTAGCATCAGATGCTTGGCAAGGAGGAAAGGATGCCCCTGTTTATAGAATTGGCCCAGGACCAGGAATTGTGAACTTGACTTACAAC GGGAAACAAGTACTAAGCAGAATTGAGAACGTTGTTGGGATCATTGAAGGAGCAGAAGAACCTGACAG ATTTGTCATTCTTGGAAATCATCGGGATGCATGGACATTCGGAGCTGTTGATCCCAACAGTGGCACAGCATGCCTGCTTgag GTTGCAGAAAGGTTGTGGAAGCTTCAGAAAAAGGGGTGGAAACCTCGACggacaattatattttgcaattGGGATGCAGAGGAGTATGGCCTG ATAGGATCAACAGAATGGGTTGAAGAGAACAGGCAAATGTTGGCCTCAAGAGTTGTAGCTTACTTGAATGTCGATATTGCAGTTGGAGGAGCTGGATTTAAAGCCTCTGCAACTCCACAGCTTGACGAACTGCTCATACAAGCTGCCAAGCAG GTTCCGGACCCAGACAACTCATCACAAACTGTCTATGATTCCTGGATTAGCTCCACAGATAATCCTGCG AAGATTGGGAGGCTAGGAGGTGCAGGGTCAGATTATTCAGCCTTTGTGCAACACATTGGTGTTCCAGCAGCTGACATATCCTTTGGAGAAG CTTACCCAGTCTACCACTCAATGTATGACGACTTTATCTGGATGAACAAATTTGGTGATCCGATGTTTCAAAGGCATGTAGCAG TGGCAAGCATTTGGGGATTACTAGCACTCAAGCTAGCAGATAACGAAATTCTTCCTTTTGACTATCTCCCTTATGCTCTCGAGCTTCAG AGAAGTGTAGAAAGTTTGAAAGATGAAGTTGCAAATAGAGGCATAACCCTTGTTCCCCTGGTCAAGTCAATTAAAGAACTGGAGACAGCAGCCACTAAGATAAATGAGGAGCGAAAG GCACTAGAAGGAAGCAAAAGCTGGACATCAATGTGCAAAGACAGTCAAAAAGTAAGAGAGTTGAATGACAGACTCATGATGACTGAACGGGCATTTACAGACAGAGAGGGACTTCCAGGAAGATCGTGGTATAAGCATTTG ATCTATGCACCGTCAAAGCACAATGATTATGGATCTACGTCCTTCCCTGGGATAGATGATGCACTTGAAAAGGCAAAGAACCTAAATACTGCTGACTCGTGGCATTCTGTACAACATGAAATCTGGAGAGTCGCTAGAGTCATTACACAAGCTTCGCTATGCCTCAAGGGTAAATTAACATGA
- the LOC105173558 gene encoding probable pectinesterase 53 isoform X2 codes for MNCSIQAVIHILHIPSTMHTHFFHLAILWLALGINANQNAVTWGKGVMNKTRVGCSEEQFLKWVEFVGSLNHSLFKSAKNRVFPSYTLTVDKNPALGDFTSIQQALDSLPPLNLLRVVINVHAGVYTEKVRIPKLKSFITIEGGGAESTIVEWGDTAQTPGPKGRPLGTFASATFAVDAPYFIAKNITFKNTTPVPRAGETGTQAVAFRISGDTAAFVGCKFLGAQDTLYDHSGRHYYKDCYIEGSVDFIFGNGLSLFEECEVHAVAAVTGAVTAQGRSSMLDDTGFSFVNCKVTGSGALYLGRAWGPFSRVVFAYTYMDNIIIPKGWHDWGDPSRQLTVFYGQYKCRGAGASFAGRVSWSRELSDEEAKPFISLSFIDGSEWINL; via the exons ATGAACTGCAGCATACAGGCAGTGATCCACATCCTCCACATCCCATCAACCATGCATACCCACTTCTTCCACCTTGCAATTCTGTGGTTAGCACTGGGCATCAACGCAAACCAGAATGCAGTGACTTGGGGCAAAGGCGTGATGAACAAAACACGAGTTGGGTGCTCAGAAGAGCAATTCTTGAAGTGGGTTGAATTCGTAGGCAGCCTCAATCATTCCCTCTTCAAGTCAGCAAAGAATAGGGTGTTCCCTTCATACACCCTCACAGTTGACAAAAATCCAGCACTGGGAGACTTCACATCAATTCAACAAGCACTTGATTCTCTCCCTCCCCTTAACCTACTCAGGGTTGTCATCAATGTTCATGCTGGGGTTTACAC gGAGAAAGTGAGAATACCCAAATTGAAGTCGTTTATAACGATAGAAGGAGGAGGAGCAGAGAGTACAATAGTAGAGTGGGGGGATACAGCCCAGACGCCCGGACCCAAAGGCCGCCCTCTTGGCACCTTCGCTTCCGCCACTTTTGCCGTCGATGCCCCATACTTTATAGCCAAGAATATTACATTCAAG AATACGACGCCGGTGCCCCGAGCGGGAGAGACGGGGACGCAGGCAGTGGCGTTCCGAATATCGGGGGACACGGCGGCGTTTGTGGGATGCAAGTTTCTGGGCGCGCAGGACACACTGTATGATCACTCGGGTAGGCATTACTACAAGGATTGCTACATTGAAGGATCTGTGGATTTCATCTTTGGGAATGGCCTTTCCTTGTTTGAG GAGTGCGAGGTGCATGCAGTAGCAGCAGTGACAGGTGCAGTGACAGCACAAGGGAGGAGCAGCATGTTAGACGACACTGGCTTTTCCTTCGTCAACTGTAAAGTAACAGGGTCAGGCGCACTGTACCTGGGGAGGGCATGGGGTCCTTTCTCTAGGGTTGTTTTTGCCTACACTTACATGGATAACATCATCATCCCAAAAGGCTGGCATGACTGGGGCGATCCCTCCAGACAATT GACTGTGTTCTATGGACAGTACAAGTGTAGGGGAGCAGGGGCAAGTTTTGCAGGAAGGGTTTCATGGTCGAGAGAACTTTCTGATGAAGAGGCTAAACCCtttatttccctttctttcATCGATGGATCTGAATGGATCAACCTATAA